The genomic stretch gggttagagagttctacgcgtcagtgtgggtgtctccagatcacagctatatccactacgcactggcagggacAGATTACAGAGTCACAGCTCAGGCTGCCAGAGAGGTCCTTGGTTTGAGAGCATACcctaccaggattcaccagctatgctacgggaacttcgagcctccccgacgtcctcacggtggtgaggtACCTCTagttgactttgtggctccTTGTTTTCGTCCaccttttggagagggctccagtCAGACAGTGGTAGATTTGACTCACCTagctaggatcctcgactttgtgttaaGGAAGAcacttctccccaggacaggctacagggaTGGTTTCACCAGGATACAGCAGTGGCTAGTCGCGCACCTCATCTCGAAGACTCCTTTTGACCTATGGGATCTGATAATCTCAGAGATTGAGGACACTATCTCAaagagcttcaggggacggcatcagttgccgtatgcacaCTGGATCACCTTGCTTATTCTTTGTGCTAGGCCGGTACCCCTTCCAGCTCACCTACAGAGAGAGTTGACAGACTCAGACACGGTCTTCCCTCACTAtgaccccaggcagatgttgagagcacatcacgacctcagagctactccacctcctcgtgcaccacgtgTACCGGTTcctccaccttctcctaggggcactcgtagtataggagcggtaccagagaccgaggagcagcaggacatagccattggggctttTGCAGATGTTGAggctgagggagagtttgacttcgcTTCGGACAGCTCAGACGATGACTATCATCCTCCAGTGTCAGACCTTCCACTAAGggcacacgaccacgaggcaggaggctcctcgagtgcttcagaccccgctcTACTTGCCattctagaggggatgagggccGATCAGCGGCGggtagctgaggagcaggcaaggagagacagggaccaggctgacatcaatgcagccgtgcaggctaggcaggatgagctccagcgataGTTTCTGACCTTTCAagagcagcagcttgcgtttcaggcccagcagacagcgatgatggccgctcttatggccgcctcagggattcagcttcCACAGTTTCAGCTTCTAGGCACATCGTCTGTCAGGCCGTCTACTCCAGCTCCCCAGAGTCAGTCTCAGCAGCCTCTACAGCTCcctgctcagagtcagccgttttcgacgcctcagcaccaggtctccaaGGGTGCTAAATCCTctagctttgagcaggtacctcagttcaCGCCCCTCTGCTCTAGATTCATGCCTCAGTCAGcgacagcgtcacagcttgtgttggACTCGTCGACAGACCCGCACCTCAGTTTCacttacagtgctctgactggtgacccaacgcctccacctctgcaggctcctgcagcctttacggcgccagtcaccactacagatcgtctgtcgtcgtcagtagcctcgtccgagcagcttgcaccgtcttctaccgtgccagagacgtcagctacagcgaccgagtccgtgccagctttgtcagcaggactcgagcagcccgcaCAGCCTTTAGCGCCTCTAGCGCAGACCCAGACCGCTTTGCCAActcgtgcagcttcagagggtcactccacctcctccacctcgacggccgatggttcagatgatgcagctcatTTTGAGGCCGTACTGAGGGACTTcactgctccgcctccacctccgtcttcttagttttttggcgcttgatgccaaagggggagagagggttgtgagtatgagagttagggggagctagagagctagagagggtttttattcttttgatatactcttatgtgtgctactccatcatgcatcacgtttatctttatgcattgcatttgtgtgagatacactatggttgtgagacatgacttgtgcttAATTGTGATATCTTTATGCCATgagttttggctcatattacctttgctttcgcgtttttactccgatgtacttatgagccttgtgTTATATCCTATtgtataccactcacatatttggatgtaggatgttagacttggttgatataagcatgcctaatctctttgctcttattgtatcatgcttattgaaaccaagtcatttgaaaacctcaactcttttcatactcgaggttattgtcatcaatccccaaaaagggggagattaaaagagcatctaggcccctaatgatttcagtgattaatgacaatattgtttactatgactaacgtgtcttttgcagaggcaaagtcataggtaaggtcatggtaatatgtactcgatggacagggacgtacatgcctacttaatagtggaaatcgtttcggtttcaaaggatggatggacatcgtcaagactagactaggtctaagtgccatgtggtgaagaagggcacttagagtagtttaggactttgttttcctttgaccgtactattaagaggggctttgatctagtagcttgacttaggcaaggcttcagGTTtaagtgtggtgcacacttggtaaacctagcactaggcagctcagagatagtccttagatcgagaggaaccaacttcgttttggagcgatcgcgtttcgacgaagttagagtGCCCAaggtggcaccggacgctctgtgagtgcgtccggtgaggtccttagccattggaacagtgtggtgcttagggttaagcaccggacactGGCACCGGTCGCACCGAGCAGCTTCCGGTCCCACacacagggaggttgtaaactttccctgagcaccggacactagcaccggacgcaccgggtagcgtccggtcccatgcgtagggagtatgtaaaactcctcggagcaccggacggtgccaccggacgctgagagttagcgtccggtgacctctgagatgcaggtacagttagccgttatggggCACCGGATGcttggtgcagagcgtccggtgcaacataaagagcgtccggtgaccccgttttcagtggaaaatggttggctgacctttggacttcgtgggtagtatttatactcctccacctcatccatgagaggtctcttgcccatttgaacatctgagaaacttgtcgtggagcaagagagtagcaagagcctagagaggattgagatttaagTGATTTCttaagagaatccttctctagtgaattccaagagtcaagtgtgcatccaccactctctagagccttgtttgggtcaagtgagagttctttgcttgttactcttggtgatcgccatcacctagaaggttcggtggtgattggaggcacgaagaccgcccggagttcttgtgggtggctcgtgtcaaacttgtgagcggttttgggcgattcaccgcgacggagtgtcgaagaatcagcccgtagagagcacttggtccttgcgcggaccaagggggagcaagacccttgcgcggatgctccaacgaggactagtggagagtggcgactctccgatacctcggcaaaacatcgccgagcactttcttccactactcctttacattctagcatttactttgtgtttttacattcttagaattgccttgctagaataggattggaactaggttgcaaaacttttatctggtagctctctaggtcacactaggcacaaggggttgaattggagcttataggttgcttaaatttttagagaagcccaattcaccccccctcttgggcatcttgatcctttcaggcGGCATGGATGGCCAGAGAGGGGCTAGAGCTCCAAATCTCGCAGGGACAACCCCGAAGATGGTGTTGCTGACTGTGGTGTCCATGGTGATAGCTTCCAGTATTGGTGGCATCGCGGGCGATCGATAGTCCTGCGGAGGCACTAGAGCAGTGGATTTCAAATGAGCGAGCACAGTGCTGATTTTGGGCGTGGCACCAGAGCACACAACACACCGACAACAGGGGCAGAGCCCTGTGGGCGATGGGCATCCACCTTCAGCGAGCTAGGCGCCGAGCCTCCCATCTTTAATGCACCCGCCGCTAGGACGAAGGGCGCCAGTGCCTGGGCGATGACCGGATGGCAGAGCCACAACCCTGGATCTAGGCCCACCGGACTTCCCCATCAATGGAGGTTGTGGGGATGGGCACCAGAGGCTTGAGGCCGAAGGCATAGGCGCTGCTGCacctgccgatgaaggagatgaTACGGCAACTGCCGCCAGCGGCAACATCGATGGGGAGGCTGTGTGGCATCCCGAGCATGTCTGAGTGGAGGAGGGTTGTGTggggagaggaggagggggcAGGGAGGGCGAGGGGGAGGCAGGCGCTGGCACCGGCAGCAGGGCTTGGGAGAGCCTGCTCGGAAGCTAGGGTTAGGGTTGTTTGTTGGGCCTTCTGGTTAGCTCTCCTTTCTAACTTCTTTTGTCACTGTTCCATGGCCTCATCATTGAAGTAcaattgcaaaaaaaaagagttGCTGCATGAAACTGAGTGCTATATATGACAGAAAGGGTGAGATAACCACTCATCAAACATTTATTAAGCACTTTCCAGACTAGGGACAAAGTTTCCAATCCATTTCCTGGGGATGAGAAGCTTGCCATGGACTGTCAGAAATCTCACAAAATTAGATCCTAACTCCTACCGACACCTGTATAATAATATACTAACCGAGCGACATAGTGAGGTGGTTGAAGACTTGCGGTTCCTTTTCTGTCAGCATGATTGGAGATTAGGATCCTTCAAATCTGGCCTTAATGCAGCAGCTAACCACCTATTACACACTACCTTTTCTCCATCATACAGCATACCGCAGAACAAGGCAATCTGCACATGGTCTGCGGCTTTCTTTATGCTTGTTCCCCTCttcaaagaaaataaaattttgTCCCTTGCTCCCACCCACTCATTGCAGAGTATCCAACCCACCATAATCCATTGATTAAGAAGTGCCTGGACTACATGATTCCGCTTGCGTGTGCCATTCTCATGCTGCTATATAGATGGCATAAAGGAAGGCCCATACAGATCCAGACCCAATACCCAGCCGAGTAGCAGAGGAATTAGCAAGCAAGCTTTAGCAATGGCAGCTCGCCAAGGCAGCAGGAGGACAAGGGCAGATCAGTGGCTGTTTGGTGGGAGGTGGAGGGGAACCGTGAAGGAGACGAGGCATCCCATTGTCCCTGAGACCAAGCCGCCCCCAAATCCCACCCCCGTTGTTGTTCAGAAGGACGAAGGCATCTGCCTTGAGAAGTCTAGAGTGCATGTCATGCCTGGTCTGGGGCAGAGAGAGATCGTCGACGTTGCGCCCGGAAGGAGATCCATGCCGGAGATGGAGATCAACATGAAAGAAGTCGTCGCGGTGCTCGGGGTGAAGGTCATGGCTGCAGACATGCCGCCATTCATGCAGCTGCATGCCTTCCGGTGCGCTAAGCGTTCCCATGACAACTTGGACAAGTTCAGCTCAAGGCAGCTGGCCCATGATGTGAAGAAGGTATGCTGATTCTGATCTTTGCATTGCCTTCTTCTTGCATCTTCCTTTGCTTCGTCTTTAAGATGAGTTAGGTCTTTGTGAAATCAAACTTCACAAATTGCACAATTAATAAGCTGTCTTTCACGAGCTGCTAGTGTTGAAACCAAACATATATAGTCATCATGTTACTGATGCTGCACTTGGGTGACCTTGGGCAGCCTGAACCATGTATAAATTGCTTATATTTTTTTCAATCTTCAATTGTTGCTATCCAAACAGGAGTTCGATAAAGTGTATGGGCCTACGTGGCACTGCATCGTTGGTACGAGCTACGGTTCCTTCGTGACACATTCCAGAGGCTGTTTCCTCTACTTCTCCATGGACAAAATCATAGTGATGCTGTTCAAGACCAAGATAAGGAAAGTGATGGCATCCTGAGCTTTTCGTGTCCATCAATCATGAAGGGTTTGGTCAGTCCAGCTTCTCTATGATACTGACACTTGTAAAATATTGAGGTTTAGATTGGAGCTGAAGAGCTAACTTGAATCATTGTTGTTTGTGAGTAGCAACTTGCTACTGAACGGTGAACATGGGGCCGTACTGCGGCGCTGTTGTTGTAGACTAAATTAACAGTTCAAAGCAATGATGAAGTGTTTGCATCGGTGTAGTGTATACTTTGCTGAGGGACACCTCTGGCCTGGCAAGCTGCATCAGCGATCACGGTCAAGGTCACGTTGTAAGATTCCTGATTGGCAGAGATCTGTTTGCCATAGGGAGGGCCATTACAAGGACTGACATGGTCACGTCACGCCGTGGACCAAAATCAAAATGTTTGGCTTTCGCATCATGTTTGTAATTGTGGTCTGGCATATTGCTATACTTTTTTTCATATAAATATGAAGCTGTGGATCGtgctaggattttttttttcagaattaGCTCAAATTTATACTAAATTATATATTGGAATCCAGAAACCCCATTTCTAAATAGAGACTAAGGATGATTTGGCTGTCAATGTTCTAAGTTAATATCACAGAGATACTATAATATTTTGAGTTGGTTAGTCACAAACACAAATTTGTCGCTGTTCTCGATTCATGACCCAGATGCTCCATATATCAGCGAGGGACTAATGGTTAATTAGCAGACCCCATAGTCAACTTTGATGAATCTATCTCTGGTATGTATGTTCGCCCTGGTCATGAATAAAAAATAGTAGTCACAAACTTACAATTCTCATGAGAATAATCCAACCCAACAGTTGTAGCTGTGTGACTATTAGCCTTCACTGTTTGGTATAGCTATGTCCTTAAATTTACTGTGAGTTTTATGGTTCATTCAAAGTCCTGGTTCACCAAAAAAATTGATTGCCAAATGTGATCTAGCCCCTTATTAGTCACAAATAGACGGTCTTTTGAGTTTTCAAGTTGTATGATGATGAAGTCAAATATTATAGACTTTGACTTACTTTCATGTTGaagtttgtcacacccatattttagaacaaaataggatgtataaaaagactcatatgtgccccagaaacagtcgcacataaatagacaaatctcaaaagtatcattgcagtgtttattacataacggaacgataataaatcacatagtcttataaaataataataataataataataataataataataataataataataataataataataataataataataataataataataataataataataataataataataataataataataataataataataataataataagtaacgctctcgacggaagctccacacaggtacaaatgttgactggttgacttcaaacctaatactcgtagcgatagtcctcattccaatcatcatcattagcataacctggggtgttgggaaattgcaagagtgagcacatatcgtactcaacaagtataactaggggttcatgaggctcaaatagctgacactggtttgactacatttagcttttaatagtggatagcatgttcataattaaatagcaaatgtcaaggtatcataaataatccaataatcacatgatcaaatgtaagcataattaattcataccataaacgataatcaaatgaacacaataacataacaagttcatcatcttaatgtagatgtccccaaggccgctcctaaccgtgagctcggctagtatactagttttaacactctgcagaggttgtacatctttacccatgagtcatgatttaccctttcgcccgaggcccgtcgacctcttaacccactgccaaggaaggtcggcagggatcactataaaCTCTTTCAaatgttcgtctaacatgttaaggCCGTAAGGTTTCCtgggcgagcagatatagatgcccccttccaaatggcacaataacgcgcaacctatacacataaggacagaggctcgcactatacctgtgtcggcaagcccctctagcgcccttacgagtaacctctaacaagctagaaaatatcttcatactaagctaaagccagagccattatagccctcatggttgcactgttatcccgagtgatcacgtacagacaatatctcatatagttatttgtcatctttttatattcattgcatagctattaatcatcttacaagatcacgaATTATATCAatcactagcacaactacaccaaatgcatatcaagtaggtaacaaggaatccaggtaacaatcatctatgattttgctaaggtcgacaaggtggaaacatgcatatgatatatatgtgtatatataagtgtataggtaacaaggatgatcccaagttatacttgccttatcaaagctctcctgagcctgctgctggtcttcaaaagattgaccttgatcaccaacgtatcacTTAGcgtctatacccgatcatcaatcaacaacacgcattccaatggacaatcatacacaaagcaa from Sorghum bicolor cultivar BTx623 chromosome 3, Sorghum_bicolor_NCBIv3, whole genome shotgun sequence encodes the following:
- the LOC8075470 gene encoding uncharacterized protein LOC8075470, whose amino-acid sequence is MAARQGSRRTRADQWLFGGRWRGTVKETRHPIVPETKPPPNPTPVVVQKDEGICLEKSRVHVMPGLGQREIVDVAPGRRSMPEMEINMKEVVAVLGVKVMAADMPPFMQLHAFRCAKRSHDNLDKFSSRQLAHDVKKEFDKVYGPTWHCIVGTSYGSFVTHSRGCFLYFSMDKIIVMLFKTKIRKVMAS